Proteins from a genomic interval of Medicago truncatula cultivar Jemalong A17 chromosome 3, MtrunA17r5.0-ANR, whole genome shotgun sequence:
- the LOC11444752 gene encoding F-box protein SKIP23 yields MILAEANWSELPKKLLNLILERIDDDHDVISFLSVCSTWRSSPISNHHHHPRVPFQLPPHINAESISFECDVYQNSLLLIKPPQQQEQQQNLHPWLIRTQKNFHGQTQLFHPLCPSNSSSSYCFPNVLDFKKFSSDHLGTDFFLDIKKSYFNPSANPLVYSYENPLAEFLPFGRFKKVVAVTCQGEPLALGTLNHDGHPILFRCHEERWTPMPHMSMCFQDICVFKKRFCVVNKGGRTFAIGPDYSVQLVAEYLVYGGGDVKFLVESEGELLLVDIYHSHCVGFPGEDGFNLDVFRLAKKEKKWVKLTSLGDRVLFLGNGCSFFASASNLSVVKGNCIIFVGDAFLPFNKMLCGMCIFHLDQGRVSPLSDYPEYYNLLGPPPEWIVKSHKPVIFVSISNTSNSFKILGFRIEYKEKID; encoded by the coding sequence ATGATCCTGGCAGAGGCAAACTGGTCTGAACTCCCTAAGAAACTTCTCAATCTGATATTGGAAAGAATTGACGACGAccatgacgtcattagctttcTATCGGTTTGTTCGACGTGGCGGAGTTCTCCCATCTCaaatcaccaccaccatcctAGAGTTCCCTTCCAGTTACCACCACATATTAATGCTGAATCAATATCCTTTGAGTGTGACGTCTACCAAAACAGTCTCCTCCTCATCAAACCCccacaacaacaagaacaacaacaaaacctcCACCCTTGGTTGATTAGAACTCAAAAAAACTTTCATGGCCAAACCCAACTCTTCCATCCACTCTGCCCAAGTAACTCATCTTCCTCTTATTGTTTCCCTAACGTGCTTGACTTCAAGAAATTCTCTTCCGACCATTTGGGAACCGACTTCTTCCTTGACATCAAGAAAAGTTATTTTAACCCAAGCGCAAACCCACTCGTTTACTCTTATGAAAACCCACTAGCTGAATTTCTACCTTTCGGACGGTTTAAAAAGGTAGTTGCTGTCACATGCCAAGGGGAACCTCTTGCTCTCGGCACATTGAACCATGATGGCCATCCAATACTGTTTCGTTGTCACGAAGAGCGTTGGACGCCGATGCCCCATATGTCAATGTGTTTTCAAGACATCTGTgtatttaaaaagagattttgtGTGGTCAATAAAGGTGGTCGGACATTTGCGATTGGACCAGACTATAGTGTCCAGTTAGTGGCTGAATATTTGGTGTATGGAGGAGGGGATGTGAAATTCCTGGTAGAGAGTGAGGGTGAATTATTGCTAGTGGACATTTATCACTCTCATTGTGTTGGGTTCCCTGGTGAAGATGGTTTCAATCTTGATGTGTTTAGGCTTGCtaagaaagagaagaaatgggtcaaGTTGACGAGTTTAGGGGATAGAGTTTTGTTCTTGGGGAATGGATGTTCGTTTTTTGCTTCTGCTTCAAATTTGTCTGTTGTCAAAGGAAATTGTATTATCTTTGTTGGTGATGCATTCCTCCCTTTTAACAAAATGCTATGTGGGATGTGTATTTTTCACTTGGATCAAGGTCGTGTTTCCCCTTTGTCCGATTATCCTGAATACTACAACTTGTTAGGGCCACCTCCGGAATGGATCGTCAAATCACATAAACCTGTAATCTTTGTGAGTATCAGTAACACctcaaattcttttaaaattttaggatTTAGAATTGAGTATAAAGAGAAAATCGATTGA
- the LOC11437923 gene encoding F-box protein SKIP23, translating to MATVEADWCHLDVNLLSLISQRFDNDLDLIRFRSVCSTWRCSSISNHHRPNLVPFKIKHFEFHCPSSSYFLSKHSLLLIKPPPQQQNLRPWLIRITQNSCGETQLFHPLRPCEYPCPYDFPYVLDFNKFSHVVHLGTSFIMEEEPEPTESQLCMELLQERFEFHYLNLQDEAFKHAIEKKEMENKAMGIKVVAVTYHGKNPLALVTLNCACHPLLFHCRKECWTPIPCVSTYFLDICVFKDRFCAVNKIGRTVAFGPDYSVELLAEYVDGGDMKFLVESEGDQLLLVDIYDSHCFGFPGEDGLKLDVFRLDEKEKKWVKLASLGDRVLFLGNGCSFSASASDLSVVKGNCVIFSDDAFYDFDQMLCGMCVFHLDQCWVSPLSDYPEYSTSFWPPPEWIVKSCIHEKIKREEEKERGHGTDKTSGLLAKLGTMQI from the exons ATGGCCACAGTGGAGGCAGACTGGTGTCATCTCGATGTAAATCTTCTCAGTTTGATATCACAACGATTCGACAATGATCTTGATCTCATTCGTTTCCGATCAGTTTGTTCGACGTGGCGGTGCTCTTCCATCTCAAATCACCACCGTCCTAATTTAGTGCCCTTCAAGATAAAACATTTTGAGTTTCACTGTCCATCATCATCCTATTTCCTCTCAAAACACAGTCTCTTACTCATCAAACcaccaccacaacaacaaaatctccGTCCCTGGTTGATTAGAATTACCCAAAATTCATGTGGGGAAACACAACTCTTCCATCCACTCCGCCCATGTGAGTATCCTTGCCCTTATGATTTTCCTTACGTGCTTGACTTCAACAAATTCTCTCATGTCGTCCATTTGGGAACCTCCTTCATCATGGAAGAAGAACCAGAACCGACCGAGTCACAACTGTGCATGGAACTGCTCCAGGAGAGATTTGAATTCCATTACTTGAACTTACAAGATGAAGCTTTTAAACATGCAATAGAAAAAAAGGAAATGGAAAATAAGGCAATGGGAATAAAGGTTGTTGCTGTCACGTACCATGGGAAAAATCCTCTCGCTCTTGTCACATTGAACTGTGCCTGCCATCCGCTACTGTTCCATTGCCGCAAAGAGTGTTGGACGCCGATCCCTTGCGTGTCAACGTACTTTCTAGACATCTGCGTGTTTAAAGACCGGTTTTGTGCAGTTAATAAAATTGGCAGGACAGTTGCTTTTGGACCGGACTATAGTGTCGAGTTATTGGCTGAATATGTGGATGGAGGGGACATGAAATTCCTGGTAGAGAGTGAGGGTGATCAGTTGTTGCTAGTAGACATATATGACTCTCATTGTTTTGGTTTCCCCGGTGAAGATGGTTTAAAGCTTGATGTGTTCAGACTTGatgagaaggagaagaaatgGGTCAAGTTGGCGAGTTTAGGGGATAGAGTTTTGTTCTTGGGGAATGGATGTTCGTTTTCTGCTTCTGCTTCGGATTTGTCTGTTGTCAAAGGAAATTGTGTCATCTTTAGTGATGATGCATTCTACGATTTTGACCAGATGCTTTGTGGGATGTGTGTTTTTCACTTGGATCAATGTTGGGTTTCCCCTTTGTCTGATTATCCTGAGTACTCCACCTCGTTTTGGCCACCTCCGGAATGGATCGTCAAAAGCTGCATTCATGAAAAGATAAAAAGA gaagaagagaaagaaagaggacATGGAACAGACAAAACATCGGGTTTATTGGCAAAACTTGGCACCATGCAAATTTAA
- the LOC11437924 gene encoding uncharacterized protein yields METLPLEICMKIFCFLDHTHLAVSQQVCRKWKLMASDNALWSNLFKERWGGDHAAFYAPLGSKSWKEVYEAQDRCDRVGLGLKIVREGSDYYLVHQGEVQRYLGSRKYRRQLSGHTSSSETDFTGESSVAEERSCRGILDKILFFIGDLEAASVDAKRSRVI; encoded by the exons ATGGAAACCTTACCTTTGGAAATCTGTATGAAGATATTCTGTTTCTTAGACCACACCCATCTTGCTGTTTCTCAACAAG TCTGTAGGAAGTGGAAGCTCATGGCCTCAGACAATGCTCTATGGTCAAACCTTTTTAAGGAGAGATGGGGAGGAGATCATGCTGCTTTTTATGCTCCTCTTGGTTCAAAATCATGGAAAGAAGTATATGAGGCGCAAGATCGATGCGATCGAGTTGGATT GGGTTTGAAGATTGTTAGAGAAGGAAGTGACTACTATCTTGTTCACCAAGGCGAGGTACAACGATATCTAGGTTCAAGAAAATATCGGCGACAACTATCTGGTCATACTTCTAGTTCAGAAACGGACTTCACTGGAGAAAGCTCTGTAGCTGAAGAGAGATCATGTCGAGGAATTTTGgacaaaattctttttttcattggGGATTTGGAAGCTGCTTCTGTTGATGCCAAACGCAGCCGTGTGATATAA
- the LOC11415370 gene encoding molybdate-anion transporter codes for MELFFYLVFGGLAAVVAVLELSKNNKDRINTSSLFNSFKNNYLLIYSLMMAGDWLQGPYVYYLYSTYGYGKGEIGQLFIAGFGSSMLFGTIVGSLADKQGRKRACVTYCITYIASCITKHSPQYRVLMLGRILGGIATSLLFSAFESWLVAEHFKRGFDQQWLSLTFSKAIFLGNGLVAIFSGLFGNVLVDTLALGPVAPFDAAAGFLTIGMIVILSTWTENYGDASENKSLLAQFRGAAVAIASDEKIALLGAIQSLFEGSMYTFVFLWTPALSPNDEEIPHGFIFATFMLSSMLGSSLASKLMARSSFRVESYMQIVFAVSSASLLLPILTTFFAVPTKATGGSLSFAGCIQLLGFCTFESCVGIFWPSIMKMRSQYIPEEARSTIMNFFRIPLNIFVCVVLYNVDAFPITVMFGMCSIFLFMASILQRRLLVIADKPKTEDWQLKERDTESEPLNL; via the exons ATGGAGTTGTTCTTCTACCTTGTCTTCGGTGGATTAGCCGCTGTTGTTGCTGTTCTCGAGCTTagcaaaaacaacaaagatcGTATCAACACTTCATCTCTTTTCAATTCCTTCAAGAACAATTATCTTCTCATTTATTCTCTTATGATGG CTGGTGATTGGTTACAAGGTCCATATGTTTACTACCTATACAGTACGTATGGATATGGAAAAGGGGAGATCGGACAACTCTTCATTGCTGGATTTGGGTCTTCGATGTTATTCGGAACAATTGTGGGATCGCTTGCCGACAAACA GGGCCGGAAGAGGGCTTGTGTGACTTACTGCATAACCTACATTGCGAGCTGCATCACCAAGCATTCTCCTCAATACAGAGTCTTGATGTTGGGCCGTATCTTGGGTGGCATTGCCACTTCACTTCTGTTTTCAGCTTTTGAGTCGTGGCTAGTTGCTGAGCATTTCAAG AGGGGCTTTGATCAGCAATGGCTATCATTAACATTCTCGAAGGCTATATTTCTTGGAAATGGTCTTGTTGCCATTTTTTCTGGGCTGTTTGGAAATGTCCTTGTTGATACATTGGCTCTTGGACCAGTGGCCCCCTTCGATGCTGCTGCAGGTTTTCTTACAATTGGTATGATTGTCATATTATCTACATGGACAGAAAACTACGGTGATGCTTCTGAAAACAAGAGTTTGCTCGCCCAATTCAGGGGTGCTGCTGTGGCCATTGCTTCTG ATGAAAAAATAGCCTTGCTTGGTGCCATACAGTCTCTCTTTGAAGGTTCAATGTATACCTTTGTGTTCCTATGGACTCCTGCGTTGAGCCCAAATGATGAAGAGATTCCCCATGGTTTTATTTTTGCAACATTCATGCTATCTTCAATGTTGGGAAGCTCACTTGCATCTAAGTTGATGGCTCGTTCTTCATTCCGTGTGGAGAGCTACATGCAGATTGTTTTTGCAGTTTCTTCTGCTTCTCTATTGCTTCCCATTCTTACCACT TTTTTTGCAGTTCCTACCAAAGCAACAGGTGGTAGTCTCTCATTCGCCGGGTGCATTCAGCTTTTGGGTTTCTGTACTTTTGAAAGTTGTGTTGGCATATTCTGGCCATCCATTATGAAGATGAGATCCCAATACATTCCTGAGGAAGCCAGGAGCACCATCATGAACTTTTTCCGCATTCCTCTCAAcatttttgtgtgtgttgtgcTGTACAAT GTTGATGCATTCCCTATCACTGTTATGTTTGGCATGTGCTCAATTTTCCTCTTCATGGCTAGTATCTTACAAAGGCGACTGCTGGTGATTGCAGATAAGCCAA AAACCGAAGATTGGCAACTCAAGGAAAGGGACACCGAGTCAGAGCCATTGAACCTGTAA